One genomic window of Micromonospora sp. WMMD1128 includes the following:
- a CDS encoding MFS transporter: MPPTLSVLVRNRDFRHLFLAELVVFGADWFVMVPLLVLLPALTGSGVWGALVLAVDTGTTALLLPYAGTVADRFDRRRVMMAANVAALAGILLLLGVRSAGTAWLALVSIAIVAVAKAFYSPAAQAALPNVVDPADLASANAVAGSAWGTMTVVGASLGGILSAAAGPYASFWVAAVGLVGAAVLAALIRRPLQAPRDPAATAPRAAAAIREALGYIAHRPRVLALVTVKSAVGLGNGVLTVFPLLAAVYGVGPAGAGLLFAARGAGALVGPILMRRVLSNRAWLLTGLALSMSMYGLAYLGASVVSWFPLVLVLVFLAHLGGGSNWVLSNYALQGEVPDRLRGRVFATDMMLATLAIAVSQLVVALVVDRVDERTVLAGCGLVTVVYAVGWRFATRRLSLTDPALDRAG, from the coding sequence GTGCCACCCACCCTCTCGGTCCTCGTCCGCAACCGTGACTTCCGGCACCTGTTCCTCGCCGAGCTGGTGGTCTTCGGCGCCGACTGGTTCGTCATGGTGCCGCTGCTGGTGCTCCTGCCGGCCCTGACCGGCAGCGGGGTCTGGGGAGCGCTGGTGCTGGCCGTGGACACCGGCACCACCGCGCTGCTTCTTCCGTACGCCGGCACCGTGGCCGACCGGTTCGACCGCCGCCGGGTCATGATGGCGGCCAATGTGGCCGCGCTCGCCGGCATCCTGCTGCTGCTCGGCGTCCGGAGCGCCGGTACGGCGTGGCTGGCGCTGGTGTCGATCGCGATCGTGGCGGTGGCGAAGGCGTTCTACTCGCCGGCCGCCCAGGCCGCCCTGCCCAATGTGGTCGATCCGGCCGACCTGGCGTCGGCCAACGCGGTCGCCGGCTCGGCCTGGGGCACGATGACCGTGGTCGGCGCCTCGCTCGGCGGCATCCTGAGCGCCGCGGCCGGCCCGTACGCCAGCTTCTGGGTGGCCGCCGTGGGCCTGGTCGGGGCGGCGGTGCTGGCCGCGCTGATCCGCCGTCCCCTCCAGGCGCCCAGGGACCCGGCGGCGACGGCGCCGCGTGCCGCGGCGGCGATCCGGGAGGCGCTCGGCTACATCGCCCACCGGCCGCGTGTGCTCGCGCTGGTGACGGTGAAGTCGGCGGTCGGTCTGGGCAACGGTGTGCTTACCGTGTTCCCGCTGCTCGCCGCCGTGTACGGGGTCGGCCCGGCCGGGGCCGGCCTGCTGTTCGCCGCGCGGGGGGCCGGGGCGCTCGTCGGCCCGATCCTGATGCGCCGGGTGCTCAGCAACCGGGCCTGGCTGCTCACCGGCCTGGCGCTGTCCATGTCGATGTACGGCCTGGCCTACCTCGGCGCCTCGGTGGTGTCCTGGTTTCCGCTGGTGCTGGTCCTGGTTTTCCTGGCCCACCTGGGTGGCGGCAGCAACTGGGTGCTGTCCAACTACGCCCTTCAGGGTGAGGTTCCGGACCGGCTGCGCGGGCGGGTCTTCGCGACCGACATGATGCTGGCGACGCTCGCCATCGCGGTCAGCCAACTTGTGGTGGCGCTCGTGGTGGACCGGGTGGACGAGCGCACCGTGCTGGCCGGCTGCGGGCTCGTCACGGTCGTCTACGCGGTCGGTTGGCGGTTCGCCACCCGACGCCTCTCGCTCACCGACCCGGCCCTGGACCGGGCCGGCTGA
- the prfA gene encoding peptide chain release factor 1, with amino-acid sequence MSSERLAALLDEYAELEKRLADPALHSDQGTARRVGRRYAELVPLHKAAGELAQARADLVAARELAAEDAAFAGEADTIAASLPALEERLAELLIPRDPHDAKDVIVEIKAGEGGEESALFAGDLLRMYTRYAERRGWVTEVIDAQDSDLGGVKDVSLAIKTKGVPDGGNGVWSRLKWEGGVHRVQRVPVTESQGRIHTSAAGVLVLPEAEDVDVTIDPNELRIDVFRSSGPGGQSVNTTDSAVRITHVPTGIVVSCQNEKSQLQNREQAMRILRARLLAAAQEQADAAASDARKAQVRTVDRSERIRTYNFPQNRITDHRIGYTAYNLDLALAGELDGVLDALAEADRAARLAGETELARR; translated from the coding sequence ATGAGCAGTGAGCGCCTGGCCGCCCTCCTCGACGAGTACGCCGAGCTGGAGAAGCGGCTCGCCGACCCGGCCCTGCACTCCGACCAGGGCACCGCCCGGCGGGTCGGCCGGCGGTACGCCGAACTGGTCCCGCTGCACAAGGCGGCCGGCGAGTTGGCGCAGGCCCGGGCCGACCTGGTCGCCGCCCGCGAACTCGCCGCCGAGGACGCGGCGTTCGCCGGCGAGGCGGACACCATCGCGGCCTCGCTGCCGGCGTTGGAGGAGCGCCTCGCCGAGCTGCTGATCCCGCGCGACCCGCACGACGCCAAGGATGTGATCGTCGAGATCAAGGCCGGCGAGGGCGGCGAGGAGTCGGCGTTGTTCGCCGGCGACCTGCTGCGGATGTACACCAGGTACGCCGAGCGGCGGGGCTGGGTCACCGAGGTGATCGACGCCCAGGACTCCGACCTCGGCGGCGTGAAGGACGTCTCGCTGGCGATCAAGACGAAGGGCGTGCCCGACGGCGGCAACGGCGTCTGGTCGCGGCTCAAGTGGGAGGGCGGCGTACACCGGGTGCAGCGCGTCCCGGTCACCGAGTCGCAGGGCCGGATCCACACCAGCGCGGCCGGCGTGCTGGTGCTGCCCGAGGCGGAGGACGTGGACGTCACGATCGACCCGAACGAGCTGCGGATCGACGTGTTCCGCTCGTCCGGCCCCGGCGGCCAGTCGGTGAACACCACCGACTCGGCGGTCCGTATCACGCATGTGCCGACCGGCATCGTGGTGTCCTGTCAGAACGAGAAGTCTCAGCTCCAGAATCGCGAGCAGGCGATGCGGATCCTGCGCGCCCGGTTGCTCGCCGCGGCCCAGGAGCAGGCCGACGCCGCCGCCTCGGACGCGCGCAAGGCCCAGGTCCGCACGGTGGACCGGTCGGAACGGATCCGCACCTACAACTTCCCGCAGAACCGGATCACGGACCACCGGATCGGCTACACCGCGTACAACCTCGACCTGGCGCTCGCCGGTGAGCTGGACGGGGTGCTCGACGCCCTGGCCGAGGCGGACCGGGCGGCCCGGCTGGCCGGCGAGACCGAGCTGGCCCGCCGCTGA
- the rho gene encoding transcription termination factor Rho, with protein sequence MSDTTDVTSDVSNVAGDATTAAPTRRRRSGTGLSAMLLPELQSLAASLGISGTARMRKGELISAITERQGGAAAGTPRPRAEVAAATAPAREEVHAEVHQERAEGERRPAEQAPVAEATEGRTRGRRSRATAVTAEAPRPAETRAEEAPVETGDRVERDRVERGGERAERGGDRAERGGERAEGGGDRAERGERNDGRGRERAERGGDRNDRSERAERGDRGDRNDRGDRNDRGDRNDRGDRNDRGDRNDRGDRAERGERNDRGERAERGDRNDRNDRGDRNDRGDRNDRGDRNDRGDRNDRGPRAERDNRDDDDDEGGGRRGRRSRFRDRRRGRGERGDGDGGGGGREPQVSEDDVLVPVAGIIDVLDNYAFVRTTGYLAGPNDVYVSMSQIKKYGLRRGDAITGAVRAARDGEQRRDKYNPLVRLDTINGMEPDEAKRRPEFYKLTPLYPQERLRLETEPHILTTRVIDLVMPIGKGQRALIQSPPKAGKTMVLQAIANAITRNNPECHLMVVLVDERPEEVTDMQRSIKGEVIAATFDRPPQDHTTVAELAIERAKRLVELGHDVVVLLDSVTRLGRSYNLAAPASGRIMSGGIDSTALYPPKRFLGAARNIENGGSLTIIATALVETGSMADTVIFEEFKGTGNAELKLDRKIADKRVFPAIDINPTGTRKEEVLLAPEELVIIHKLRKVLHSLDSQAALDLLLDRLKQSRTNIEFLMQIAKSTPGE encoded by the coding sequence TTGAGCGACACCACCGACGTGACGTCGGATGTTTCCAACGTCGCTGGCGATGCCACCACCGCCGCTCCCACGCGCCGTCGGCGTAGCGGCACCGGCCTGTCGGCGATGCTGCTGCCGGAGCTCCAGAGCCTGGCCGCGTCGCTCGGCATCTCCGGTACGGCTCGCATGCGCAAGGGCGAGCTGATCAGTGCGATCACCGAGCGGCAGGGCGGCGCCGCCGCCGGAACCCCTCGACCACGGGCCGAGGTCGCGGCCGCGACCGCCCCCGCCCGCGAGGAGGTGCACGCCGAGGTCCACCAGGAGCGGGCCGAGGGCGAGCGTCGTCCCGCCGAACAGGCGCCGGTCGCTGAGGCGACCGAGGGTCGTACCCGGGGCCGCCGGAGCCGGGCCACCGCCGTGACCGCCGAGGCGCCGCGGCCGGCCGAGACGCGGGCCGAGGAGGCTCCCGTCGAGACCGGCGACCGGGTCGAGCGTGACCGGGTCGAGCGCGGCGGCGAGCGTGCTGAGCGCGGCGGTGACCGTGCTGAGCGCGGCGGCGAGCGTGCCGAAGGCGGCGGCGACCGTGCTGAGCGCGGCGAGCGCAACGACGGCCGGGGCCGCGAGCGTGCCGAGCGCGGCGGCGACCGCAACGACCGGAGCGAGCGCGCCGAGCGGGGCGACCGCGGTGACCGCAACGACCGGGGTGACCGCAACGACCGGGGTGACCGCAACGACCGGGGTGACCGCAACGACCGGGGTGACCGCAACGACCGGGGTGACCGTGCCGAGCGGGGCGAGCGTAACGACCGGGGCGAGCGCGCCGAGCGGGGCGACCGCAACGACCGGAACGACCGCGGTGACCGCAACGACCGGGGTGACCGCAACGATCGCGGGGACCGTAACGACCGGGGCGACCGCAACGACCGGGGTCCGCGCGCCGAGCGTGACAACCGTGACGATGACGATGACGAGGGCGGCGGCCGGCGGGGGCGGCGCAGCCGGTTCCGGGACCGTCGGCGTGGCCGGGGCGAGCGGGGCGACGGCGACGGCGGTGGCGGTGGCCGCGAGCCGCAGGTGAGTGAGGACGACGTGCTCGTCCCGGTCGCCGGCATCATCGACGTGCTCGACAACTATGCCTTCGTCCGGACCACCGGCTACCTGGCCGGCCCGAACGACGTGTACGTCTCGATGTCCCAGATCAAGAAGTACGGCCTGCGCCGCGGTGACGCCATCACCGGCGCGGTGCGGGCGGCCCGCGACGGCGAGCAGCGGCGGGACAAGTACAACCCGCTGGTCCGGCTGGACACCATCAACGGCATGGAGCCGGACGAGGCGAAGCGCCGGCCGGAGTTCTACAAGCTCACCCCGCTCTATCCGCAGGAGCGACTGCGCCTGGAGACCGAGCCGCACATCCTGACCACCCGGGTCATCGACCTGGTGATGCCGATCGGCAAGGGGCAGCGGGCGCTCATCCAGTCGCCGCCGAAGGCGGGTAAGACGATGGTGTTGCAGGCGATCGCGAACGCGATCACCCGCAACAACCCGGAGTGCCACCTGATGGTGGTGCTGGTGGACGAGCGGCCCGAAGAGGTCACCGACATGCAGCGGTCGATCAAGGGCGAGGTCATCGCGGCCACGTTCGACCGTCCGCCGCAGGACCACACCACGGTGGCCGAGCTGGCCATCGAGCGGGCGAAGCGGCTGGTCGAGCTGGGGCACGACGTGGTCGTCCTGCTCGACTCGGTGACGCGGCTCGGGCGGTCGTACAACCTGGCGGCACCGGCCAGCGGCCGGATCATGTCGGGTGGTATCGACTCCACCGCGCTCTACCCGCCGAAGCGCTTCCTCGGCGCGGCCCGCAACATCGAGAACGGTGGCTCGCTGACCATCATCGCCACCGCGCTCGTGGAGACCGGTTCGATGGCGGACACGGTCATCTTCGAGGAGTTCAAGGGCACCGGCAACGCGGAGCTGAAGTTGGACCGGAAGATCGCGGACAAGCGCGTCTTCCCGGCGATCGACATCAACCCCACCGGCACCCGCAAGGAGGAGGTCCTCCTGGCGCCGGAGGAGCTGGTGATCATCCACAAGCTCCGCAAGGTGCTGCACTCGCTGGACTCGCAGGCGGCGCTCGACCTCCTGCTGGACCGGCTCAAGCAGTCGCGTACCAACATCGAGTTCCTGATGCAGATCGCGAAGTCCACGCCGGGCGAGTGA
- a CDS encoding GGDEF domain-containing protein: MGWLDQVEDQVDALRSARALQEVSRSAEACVLLDRVIRTTDDPYARADALVQRLSALLNLGRTAEFTRAVEDASAAVRDLAEPYLHGHLNALAALAAHHQGALDRCVTHLVRAARALSADDTPDRDTAWGWHDLAMAYSYLSFHGHALGAIERAREVGLSAGIPEETFAAPGIRLRNAVALDHNGDSDGCLRVLRDVAGDLARFLRGGRAGNLRPSSLAAYGYAAARRAALGDRVESAGDADPNRLLGHGGDSARARDLRQLGHVCLAVAAGRPIEAVTRLDAIRVSDETLGAAESPRLRSIALARAGDHAGAHRADRHAFRLAARRSDRLRDVYIDGIAARIDHEEMRREAARYEGEALTDPLTGLPNRRRLERYLGAVVSRGERVVIGVCDLDGFKAVNTRHGHHSGDLVLQRVAGVINRVMRRGDFVSRYGGDEFVVVLPDTGMSEAVEVARRIEAAVRTEDWDTLVPGTPVGVTIGFAEVDGSTTISVREALGAAFELADREMLRAKDRLRAS; encoded by the coding sequence GTGGGCTGGCTCGACCAGGTCGAGGACCAGGTTGACGCCCTCCGAAGCGCGCGGGCGTTGCAGGAGGTCAGCCGTTCCGCTGAGGCATGCGTCCTGCTCGACCGCGTGATCCGCACCACCGACGACCCGTACGCCCGCGCCGACGCCCTCGTGCAGCGCCTGTCCGCGCTGCTCAATCTCGGGCGGACCGCCGAGTTCACCCGGGCCGTCGAGGACGCCTCCGCCGCCGTACGTGACCTGGCCGAGCCCTACCTGCACGGGCACCTCAACGCGCTGGCCGCGCTCGCCGCCCACCACCAGGGCGCGCTCGACAGGTGTGTCACGCACCTGGTCCGGGCCGCCCGCGCGCTGAGCGCCGACGACACCCCCGACCGGGACACCGCCTGGGGCTGGCACGACCTGGCGATGGCCTACTCCTACCTCAGCTTCCACGGCCACGCGCTCGGCGCGATCGAACGGGCCCGCGAGGTCGGGCTCAGCGCGGGCATCCCGGAGGAGACATTCGCCGCGCCGGGCATCCGGCTGCGCAACGCGGTGGCCCTGGACCACAACGGCGACAGCGACGGCTGCCTGCGGGTGCTGCGCGACGTGGCCGGCGACCTGGCCCGGTTCCTGCGCGGCGGGCGGGCCGGCAACCTGCGGCCCAGCAGCCTGGCCGCCTACGGGTACGCCGCCGCCCGGCGGGCCGCGCTCGGCGACCGGGTGGAGTCCGCCGGCGACGCCGACCCGAACCGGCTGCTCGGCCACGGCGGGGACAGCGCCCGCGCCCGCGACCTGCGCCAGCTCGGCCACGTCTGCCTGGCGGTCGCCGCCGGGCGGCCGATCGAGGCGGTCACCCGGCTGGACGCGATCCGGGTCTCCGACGAGACGCTCGGCGCCGCCGAGTCACCCCGGCTGCGCAGCATCGCGTTGGCCCGGGCCGGCGACCACGCCGGCGCGCACCGCGCGGACCGGCACGCGTTCCGGCTGGCTGCGCGGCGCAGCGACCGCCTGCGGGACGTCTACATCGACGGCATCGCCGCCCGGATCGACCACGAGGAGATGCGCCGCGAGGCCGCCCGCTACGAGGGCGAGGCACTTACCGACCCGCTCACCGGGCTGCCGAACCGGCGCCGGCTGGAACGCTACCTCGGCGCGGTGGTGTCCCGGGGCGAGCGGGTGGTGATCGGCGTCTGCGACCTCGACGGGTTCAAGGCGGTGAACACCCGGCACGGCCACCACTCGGGCGACCTGGTGCTGCAACGGGTGGCCGGCGTGATCAACCGGGTGATGCGACGGGGTGACTTCGTGTCGCGCTACGGCGGCGACGAGTTCGTCGTGGTGCTGCCGGACACCGGCATGTCGGAGGCGGTCGAGGTGGCCCGGCGGATCGAGGCGGCCGTCCGCACCGAGGACTGGGACACCCTGGTCCCGGGCACCCCGGTCGGGGTGACCATCGGCTTCGCCGAGGTCGACGGCAGCACCACGATCAGCGTCCGGGAGGCGCTCGGCGCCGCGTTCGAGCTGGCCGACCGGGAGATGCTCCGCGCCAAGGACCGCCTCCGCGCCAGCTGA
- the rpmE gene encoding 50S ribosomal protein L31, with product MKPNIHPEYATTEVRCSCGNTFTTRSTAKGGAISVETCSACHPFYTGKQRVLDTAGRVAKFQQKYAKVQAKKAK from the coding sequence ATGAAGCCCAACATCCACCCGGAGTACGCGACCACCGAGGTCCGTTGCTCCTGCGGCAACACGTTCACGACCCGCAGCACCGCCAAGGGCGGCGCCATCAGCGTCGAGACCTGCAGCGCCTGCCACCCGTTCTACACCGGTAAGCAGCGCGTGCTGGACACCGCCGGTCGGGTCGCGAAGTTCCAGCAGAAGTACGCCAAGGTTCAGGCCAAGAAGGCCAAGTAG
- a CDS encoding polysaccharide deacetylase family protein: MVDGAGRWGRRTLLRRSALLLGGAALGSAATLESTWVADRRLPLAGGPASATLGSRRQNVGAGGVQVVWGVRTSTPLVALTFDDGPRPQWTPMVLDTLAEHRVPATFFLVGERARRHAALVRGRMGGHEVGNHSWAHHDLARMDAAAVHDDLSRSHDAITAATGAAPRLLRPPWGHLGGAVLYTAAQLDYRVVLWTLQMVEGEFPHDPAGHARRIVGDVRPGTILLGHDVGDERRLVALRGLPDMIAGLRAQGYTFVTVSDLLRRAPAPGAAR; the protein is encoded by the coding sequence ATGGTGGACGGCGCGGGCCGATGGGGTCGGCGGACGCTGCTGCGCCGGTCCGCGCTGCTGCTCGGCGGTGCCGCCCTGGGCTCGGCCGCCACGCTGGAGAGCACCTGGGTGGCCGACCGTCGGCTCCCGTTGGCCGGCGGCCCGGCCAGCGCCACCCTCGGCAGTCGTCGCCAGAACGTCGGTGCCGGCGGCGTGCAGGTGGTCTGGGGCGTCCGGACCAGCACGCCGCTGGTGGCGTTGACGTTCGACGACGGGCCCCGGCCACAGTGGACGCCGATGGTGTTGGACACCTTGGCCGAGCACCGGGTGCCGGCCACCTTCTTCCTGGTCGGCGAGCGGGCCCGCCGGCACGCCGCGCTGGTGCGGGGCCGGATGGGCGGGCACGAGGTGGGCAACCACAGCTGGGCGCACCACGACCTCGCCCGGATGGACGCCGCCGCCGTGCACGACGACCTGAGTCGCAGCCACGACGCGATCACCGCGGCCACCGGGGCGGCGCCCCGGCTGCTCCGCCCGCCCTGGGGGCACCTGGGCGGGGCGGTGCTGTACACGGCGGCCCAACTGGACTACCGGGTGGTGCTCTGGACGCTGCAGATGGTCGAGGGCGAGTTCCCGCACGACCCGGCCGGACACGCCCGGCGGATCGTCGGCGACGTCCGGCCCGGCACCATCCTGCTCGGCCACGACGTCGGCGACGAGCGGCGGCTGGTCGCGCTCCGCGGCCTGCCCGACATGATCGCCGGGCTGCGCGCCCAGGGCTACACCTTCGTCACGGTCTCCGACCTGCTGCGCCGAGCACCGGCCCCGGGGGCGGCCCGGTAG
- a CDS encoding phosphotyrosine protein phosphatase — MPPFTVLHVCMGNICRSPMAERLLLLAVRERLARLDVDPADSDALVHSHSAGTGGWHAGEEMNPPAARQVIARGGDVAGFAARRLRSDLIDGADLVLTATADQQEYVVALRPDAAGRTFVLGEFGRLLGALDRSALPSAAPTPDAVHARGVALVAAADAAREGAALPTDDLDDPWGRGDQCFSRVADEIEETVQPLAAALLP, encoded by the coding sequence GTGCCGCCGTTCACCGTTCTGCACGTCTGCATGGGCAACATCTGCCGGTCGCCGATGGCCGAGCGGCTGCTGCTGCTCGCCGTCCGGGAGCGGCTGGCCCGGCTCGACGTCGATCCGGCCGACTCGGACGCGCTCGTGCACAGCCACAGCGCCGGCACCGGCGGGTGGCACGCCGGTGAGGAGATGAACCCGCCGGCCGCGCGGCAGGTGATCGCGCGGGGCGGTGACGTCGCCGGGTTCGCCGCGCGCCGGTTGCGCTCGGACCTGATCGACGGCGCCGATCTGGTCCTCACCGCGACGGCCGACCAGCAGGAGTACGTGGTGGCGCTGCGGCCGGACGCGGCCGGACGCACGTTCGTGCTCGGTGAGTTCGGCCGGCTGCTGGGTGCGCTGGACCGGTCCGCGCTGCCGTCGGCGGCGCCCACGCCGGACGCTGTGCACGCCCGGGGCGTCGCGCTCGTGGCGGCGGCCGACGCGGCCCGGGAGGGCGCCGCCCTGCCCACCGATGATCTCGACGATCCGTGGGGCCGGGGCGATCAGTGTTTCAGCCGGGTGGCCGACGAGATCGAGGAGACGGTCCAGCCGCTGGCCGCCGCGCTGCTGCCCTGA
- the prmC gene encoding peptide chain release factor N(5)-glutamine methyltransferase: MSTLPQHPSEGTERERVSLVVARVARALAAAGVEAPRAEAEQLAAYVLEVPRGRLALADGFTATQRDRLDALVDRRAAREPLQHLTGVAGFRHLELAVGPGVFVPRPETELLAGWGIDAARRLAAPLVVDLCSGSGAIALAVAQEVPSARVVAVERSPAALAWLRRNAAGRVAAGDRPVEVVAADVTGPELLADLAGRVDVLLCNPPYVPRSVAVPPEVAGHDPDEAVFGGADGLDVIRPVVARAAALLRPGGLIGVEHDDTHAAAVPALLDRDGRYESVAEHRDLAGRPRWATASRRADGTHADGGAAWQTDSS, from the coding sequence GTGAGCACACTCCCGCAACACCCGTCCGAAGGGACAGAACGCGAACGGGTCTCGCTGGTCGTCGCCCGGGTGGCCCGGGCGCTTGCCGCGGCCGGTGTCGAGGCGCCCCGGGCGGAGGCCGAGCAGTTGGCCGCGTACGTGTTGGAGGTGCCGCGCGGGCGGCTGGCGCTGGCCGACGGGTTCACCGCGACCCAGCGCGACCGCCTGGACGCGCTGGTCGACCGGCGGGCGGCCCGGGAGCCGTTGCAGCACCTCACCGGCGTGGCCGGCTTCCGGCACCTGGAGCTGGCGGTCGGCCCGGGGGTGTTCGTGCCGCGGCCGGAGACCGAGCTGCTGGCCGGCTGGGGGATCGACGCGGCCCGGCGGCTCGCCGCGCCGCTCGTGGTCGATTTGTGCAGCGGCTCCGGTGCGATCGCGCTCGCGGTCGCGCAGGAGGTGCCGTCGGCGCGGGTGGTGGCCGTGGAACGGTCCCCGGCCGCGCTGGCCTGGCTGCGGCGCAACGCCGCCGGGCGGGTGGCCGCGGGGGACCGGCCGGTCGAGGTGGTGGCCGCCGACGTCACCGGCCCGGAGCTGCTGGCCGACCTGGCCGGCCGGGTCGACGTGCTGCTCTGCAACCCGCCGTACGTGCCGCGGTCGGTGGCGGTGCCGCCGGAGGTGGCCGGGCACGACCCGGACGAGGCGGTGTTCGGCGGCGCGGACGGTCTGGACGTGATCCGGCCGGTGGTGGCCCGGGCGGCGGCGCTGCTGCGCCCGGGTGGGCTGATCGGCGTGGAGCACGACGACACGCACGCGGCGGCGGTGCCGGCCCTGCTGGACCGAGACGGCCGGTACGAGAGCGTGGCGGAGCACCGGGACCTCGCCGGGCGGCCCCGGTGGGCGACCGCGTCCCGGCGGGCGGACGGCACCCACGCCGACGGGGGCGCGGCGTGGCAGACTGACTCCTCGTGA
- the thrB gene encoding homoserine kinase: MPTTFAPGPVRVRVPATSANLGPGFDALGLALGRHDDVTAEVTDDGVRVVVTGEGAGELPADDRHLVVTAMRATFDVLGAQPAGLALECVNRIPQARGLGSSSAAIVAGVLAARALVVDGGRRLDDEAVLRLAAELEGHPDNVAPCLLGGFTIAWTEPTGARAVSLPVAPAVRPTVFVPAERGLTSVARAALPATVPHADAASNAGRAALLVHALTTDPALLLPATVDRLHQEQRAPGMPDTARLVAELRGAGVAAVVSGAGPTVLALSDVPAGFEAGTDWRRWELPTDVSGARVFRGTL, translated from the coding sequence GTGCCGACGACTTTCGCCCCCGGCCCGGTCCGGGTCCGGGTGCCCGCGACGAGCGCCAATCTCGGCCCCGGCTTCGACGCGCTCGGGCTGGCTCTCGGCCGTCACGACGACGTGACGGCCGAGGTGACCGATGACGGCGTACGGGTGGTGGTCACCGGCGAGGGCGCCGGTGAGCTGCCGGCGGACGACCGGCACCTGGTCGTGACCGCCATGCGGGCCACGTTCGACGTGCTCGGCGCGCAGCCCGCCGGCCTGGCCCTGGAGTGCGTCAACCGGATCCCGCAGGCCCGAGGTCTCGGTTCGTCCTCGGCGGCGATCGTGGCCGGGGTGCTGGCGGCCCGCGCGCTCGTGGTCGACGGCGGGCGGCGGCTGGACGACGAGGCCGTGCTGCGGCTGGCGGCGGAGTTGGAGGGTCATCCGGACAATGTGGCGCCGTGCCTGCTCGGCGGCTTCACGATCGCCTGGACGGAGCCGACCGGGGCCCGCGCGGTGTCGTTGCCGGTGGCGCCTGCCGTCCGCCCCACCGTCTTCGTGCCGGCGGAGCGGGGGCTGACCTCGGTGGCCCGGGCCGCCCTGCCGGCCACCGTGCCGCACGCCGACGCGGCGTCCAACGCGGGCCGGGCCGCGTTGCTTGTGCACGCGCTGACCACCGATCCGGCGCTGTTGCTGCCGGCCACCGTCGACCGTCTGCACCAGGAGCAGCGGGCGCCGGGCATGCCCGACACCGCCCGACTGGTCGCTGAGCTGCGTGGGGCCGGTGTGGCGGCGGTGGTCAGTGGGGCCGGTCCGACCGTGTTGGCGCTCTCCGACGTGCCGGCCGGGTTCGAGGCGGGAACAGATTGGCGCCGTTGGGAGTTGCCGACAGATGTCAGCGGAGCCCGGGTTTTCCGGGGTACACTTTGA